From the Streptococcus oralis ATCC 35037 genome, one window contains:
- a CDS encoding SPFH domain-containing protein, producing the protein MVLQILLVLLFLVVIASVIMVSSVYVVRQQSVAIIERFGKYQKLSNSGIHLRAPFGIDRIAARVQLRLLQSEIVVETKTQDNVFVTMNVATQYRVNENNVTDAYYKLMRPEAQIKSYIEDALRSSVPKLTLDELFEKKDEIALEVQKQVAEEMSTYGYIIVKTLITKVEPDAEVKQSMNEINAAQRKRVAAQELAEADKIKIVTAAEAEAEKDRLHGVGIAEQRKAIVDGLADSIQELKGANVELTEEQIMSILLTNQYLDTLNNFADKEGNNTIFLPANPNGVEDIRTHILSALKAK; encoded by the coding sequence ATGGTTTTACAAATTTTACTTGTTTTATTGTTTTTAGTGGTGATTGCATCAGTGATTATGGTTAGTTCTGTGTATGTGGTTCGACAACAATCTGTCGCTATCATAGAACGCTTTGGTAAATACCAAAAGTTGAGCAATAGTGGTATTCATTTACGAGCTCCTTTTGGAATTGATAGGATTGCGGCAAGAGTTCAACTACGCTTGTTGCAAAGTGAGATTGTTGTAGAGACAAAGACGCAAGATAATGTATTTGTAACGATGAATGTGGCAACTCAGTATCGAGTAAATGAAAACAATGTCACAGATGCCTATTATAAATTGATGCGTCCAGAAGCCCAAATTAAATCCTATATTGAAGATGCTTTGCGTTCATCTGTACCAAAGCTAACCCTAGATGAGTTGTTTGAGAAGAAGGATGAAATCGCCTTAGAAGTTCAAAAACAGGTGGCTGAAGAAATGTCTACGTATGGGTATATCATTGTCAAAACGCTGATTACTAAGGTTGAACCTGATGCTGAAGTAAAACAATCAATGAATGAAATTAACGCGGCTCAACGTAAGAGAGTTGCGGCGCAAGAGCTTGCTGAAGCAGATAAGATTAAAATCGTGACCGCAGCAGAAGCTGAAGCAGAAAAAGATCGCCTACATGGTGTAGGGATTGCAGAGCAGCGTAAAGCAATTGTTGACGGACTAGCTGATTCTATCCAAGAGTTAAAAGGAGCCAATGTTGAGCTAACTGAAGAACAAATCATGTCTATCCTATTAACGAACCAGTATTTAGATACGTTGAATAATTTTGCAGATAAAGAGGGTAATAATACAATCTTCCTACCAGCAAATCCTAATGGAGTTGAGGACATAAGAACTCATATATTATCGGCTTTAAAAGCCAAATAA
- the ilvC gene encoding ketol-acid reductoisomerase → MAVQMEYEKDVKVAALDGKKIAVIGYGSQGHAHAQNLRDSGRDVIIGVRPGKSFDKAKEDGFDTYTVAEATKLADVIMILAPDEIQQELYEAEIAPNLEAGNAVGFAHGFNIHFEFIKVPADVDVFMCAPKGPGHLVRRTYEEGFGVPALYAVYQDATGNAKNIAMDWCKGVGAARVGLLETTYKEETEEDLFGEQAVLCGGLTALIEAGFEVLTEAGYAPELAYFEVLHEMKLIVDLIYEGGFKKMRQSISNTAEYGDYVSGPRVITEQVKENMKAVLADIQNGKFANDFVNDYKAGRPKLTAYREQAANLEIEKVGAELRKAMPFVGKNDDDAFKIYN, encoded by the coding sequence ATGGCAGTTCAAATGGAATACGAAAAAGATGTTAAAGTAGCAGCGCTTGACGGTAAAAAAATCGCCGTAATCGGTTATGGTTCACAAGGACATGCGCATGCGCAAAACTTGCGTGATTCAGGTCGTGATGTCATCATCGGTGTGCGTCCAGGTAAATCTTTTGACAAAGCAAAAGAAGATGGTTTTGACACTTACACAGTAGCAGAAGCAACTAAATTGGCTGACGTTATCATGATCTTGGCACCAGACGAAATCCAACAAGAATTGTACGAAGCAGAAATCGCTCCAAACTTGGAAGCTGGAAATGCAGTTGGATTTGCTCATGGTTTCAATATCCACTTTGAATTTATCAAAGTTCCTGCAGATGTAGATGTCTTCATGTGTGCTCCTAAAGGACCAGGACACTTGGTACGTCGTACTTACGAAGAAGGATTTGGTGTTCCAGCTCTTTACGCAGTTTACCAAGATGCAACAGGAAATGCTAAAAACATTGCTATGGACTGGTGTAAAGGTGTTGGGGCAGCTCGTGTTGGTTTGCTTGAAACAACTTACAAAGAAGAAACTGAAGAAGATCTCTTTGGTGAACAAGCTGTACTTTGTGGTGGTTTGACCGCCCTTATCGAAGCAGGTTTTGAAGTCTTGACAGAAGCAGGCTATGCCCCAGAATTGGCTTACTTTGAAGTTCTTCACGAAATGAAATTGATCGTTGACTTGATCTATGAAGGTGGATTCAAGAAAATGCGTCAATCTATTTCAAACACTGCTGAATACGGTGACTATGTATCAGGTCCACGTGTGATTACTGAGCAAGTTAAAGAAAACATGAAAGCTGTTTTGGCAGATATCCAAAATGGTAAATTTGCAAATGACTTTGTGAATGACTACAAGGCTGGTCGTCCAAAATTAACTGCTTACCGTGAACAAGCAGCTAACCTTGAAATTGAAAAAGTTGGTGCAGAATTGCGTAAAGCAATGCCTTTCGTTGGTAAAAACGACGACGACGCATTCAAAATCTACAATTAA
- the fusA gene encoding elongation factor G — MAREFSLEKTRNIGIMAHVDAGKTTTTERILYYTGKIHKIGETHEGASQMDWMEQEQERGITITSAATTAQWNNHRVNIIDTPGHVDFTIEVQRSLRVLDGAVTVLDSQSGVEPQTETVWRQATEYGVPRIVFANKMDKIGADFLYSVSTLHDRLQANAHPIQLPIGAEDDFRGIIDLIKMKAEIYTNDLGTDILEEDIPAEYLDQAQEYREKLVEAVAETDEDLMMKYLEGEEITNEELKAAIRKATINVEFFPVLCGSAFKNKGVQLMLDAVIDYLPSPLDIPAIKGINPDTDEEETRPASDEEPFAALAFKIMTDPFVGRLTFFRVYSGVLQSGSYVLNTSKGKRERIGRILQMHANSRQEIDTVYSGDIAAAVGLKDTTTGDSLTDEKAKIILESINVPEPVIQLMVEPKSKADQDKMGIALQKLAEEDPTFRVETNVETGETVISGMGELHLDVLVDRMRREFKVEANVGAPQVSYRETFRASTQARGFFKRQSGGKGQFGDVWIEFTPNEEGKGFEFENAIVGGVVPREFIPAVEKGLVESMANGVLAGYPMVDVKAKLYDGSYHDVDSSETAFKIAASLALKEAAKSAQPAILEPMMLVTITVPEENLGDVMGHVTARRGRVDGMEAHGNSQIVRAYVPLAEMFGYATVLRSASQGRGTFMMVFDHYEDVPKSVQEEIIKKNKGED; from the coding sequence ATGGCACGCGAATTTTCACTTGAAAAAACTCGTAATATCGGTATCATGGCTCACGTCGATGCCGGTAAAACAACAACTACTGAGCGTATTCTTTACTACACTGGTAAAATCCACAAAATCGGTGAAACTCACGAAGGTGCGTCACAAATGGACTGGATGGAGCAAGAGCAAGAACGTGGTATCACAATCACATCTGCTGCGACAACAGCTCAATGGAACAACCACCGCGTAAACATCATCGACACACCAGGACACGTGGACTTCACAATCGAAGTACAACGTTCTCTTCGTGTATTGGACGGTGCGGTTACTGTTCTTGACTCACAATCAGGTGTTGAGCCTCAAACTGAAACAGTTTGGCGTCAAGCAACTGAGTACGGAGTTCCACGTATCGTATTTGCTAACAAAATGGACAAAATCGGTGCTGACTTCCTTTACTCAGTAAGCACACTTCACGACCGTCTTCAAGCAAACGCACACCCAATCCAATTGCCAATCGGTGCTGAAGATGACTTCCGTGGTATCATCGACTTGATCAAGATGAAAGCTGAAATCTATACTAACGACCTTGGTACAGATATCCTTGAAGAAGATATTCCAGCTGAATACCTTGACCAAGCTCAAGAATACCGTGAAAAATTGGTTGAAGCAGTCGCTGAAACTGATGAAGACTTGATGATGAAATACCTTGAAGGTGAAGAAATCACTAACGAAGAATTGAAAGCTGCTATCCGTAAAGCAACTATCAACGTTGAATTCTTCCCAGTATTGTGTGGTTCTGCCTTCAAGAACAAGGGTGTTCAATTGATGCTTGATGCGGTTATCGACTACCTTCCAAGCCCACTTGATATCCCAGCGATCAAAGGTATCAACCCAGATACAGATGAAGAAGAAACTCGTCCAGCATCTGACGAAGAGCCATTCGCAGCTCTTGCCTTCAAGATCATGACGGACCCATTTGTAGGTCGTTTGACATTCTTCCGTGTATACTCAGGTGTTCTCCAATCAGGTTCTTACGTATTGAACACATCTAAAGGTAAACGTGAACGTATCGGACGTATCCTTCAAATGCACGCTAACAGCCGTCAAGAAATTGACACTGTTTACTCAGGTGATATCGCTGCTGCCGTTGGTTTGAAAGATACTACAACTGGTGACTCATTGACAGATGAAAAAGCTAAAATCATCCTTGAGTCAATCAACGTTCCAGAACCAGTTATCCAATTGATGGTTGAGCCAAAATCTAAAGCTGACCAAGATAAGATGGGTATCGCCCTTCAAAAATTGGCTGAAGAAGATCCAACATTCCGCGTTGAAACAAACGTTGAAACTGGTGAAACAGTTATCTCAGGTATGGGTGAGCTTCACTTGGACGTCCTTGTTGACCGTATGCGTCGTGAGTTCAAAGTGGAAGCGAACGTAGGTGCTCCTCAAGTATCTTACCGTGAAACATTCCGCGCTTCTACTCAAGCACGTGGATTCTTCAAACGTCAGTCTGGTGGTAAAGGTCAATTCGGTGATGTATGGATTGAATTTACTCCAAACGAAGAAGGTAAAGGATTCGAATTCGAAAACGCAATCGTCGGTGGTGTGGTTCCTCGTGAATTTATCCCAGCGGTTGAAAAAGGTTTGGTAGAATCTATGGCTAACGGTGTTCTTGCAGGTTACCCAATGGTTGACGTTAAAGCTAAGCTTTACGATGGTTCATACCACGATGTCGACTCATCTGAAACTGCCTTCAAGATCGCGGCTTCACTTGCCCTTAAAGAAGCTGCTAAGTCAGCACAACCAGCTATCCTTGAGCCAATGATGCTTGTAACCATCACTGTTCCAGAAGAAAACCTTGGTGATGTTATGGGTCACGTAACTGCTCGTCGTGGACGTGTAGATGGTATGGAAGCACACGGTAACAGCCAAATCGTTCGTGCTTACGTTCCGCTTGCTGAAATGTTCGGTTACGCAACAGTTCTTCGTTCTGCATCTCAAGGACGTGGTACATTCATGATGGTATTTGACCACTACGAAGATGTACCTAAGTCAGTACAAGAAGAAATCATTAAGAAAAACAAAGGTGAAGACTAA
- the rpsL gene encoding 30S ribosomal protein S12, which produces MPTINQLVRKPRKSKVEKSKSPALNVGYNSHKKVQTNVSSPQKRGVATRVGTMTPKKPNSALRKFARVRLSNLIEVTAYIPGIGHNLQEHSVVLLRGGRVKDLPGVRYHIVRGALDTAGVNDRKQGRSKYGTKRPKA; this is translated from the coding sequence ATGCCTACAATTAACCAATTGGTTCGCAAACCGCGTAAATCAAAAGTAGAAAAATCTAAATCACCAGCTTTGAACGTTGGTTACAACAGTCATAAAAAAGTTCAAACAAACGTTTCTTCACCACAAAAACGTGGTGTTGCAACTCGTGTGGGAACAATGACACCTAAAAAACCTAACTCTGCCCTTCGTAAATTCGCTCGTGTACGTTTGAGCAACCTTATCGAAGTTACTGCCTACATCCCAGGTATCGGACACAACTTGCAAGAGCACAGCGTGGTGCTTCTTCGTGGTGGACGTGTAAAAGACCTTCCAGGGGTACGTTACCATATCGTCCGTGGTGCACTTGATACTGCAGGTGTTAACGATCGTAAACAAGGCCGTTCTAAATACGGTACTAAACGTCCAAAAGCATAA
- the rpsG gene encoding 30S ribosomal protein S7, which produces MSRKNRAPKRDVLPDPLYNSQLVTRLINRVMLDGKRGTAASIVYGAFEQIKEATGNDALEVFETAMENIMPVLEVRARRVGGSNYQVPVEVRPERRTTLGLRWLVTIARLRGEHTMQDRLAKEILDAANNTGAAVKKREDTHRMAEANRAFAHFRW; this is translated from the coding sequence ATGAGTCGTAAAAATAGAGCTCCAAAACGTGACGTATTGCCAGATCCGCTTTACAATTCACAACTAGTTACTCGTCTTATCAACCGCGTTATGCTTGATGGTAAACGTGGTACAGCTGCTTCAATCGTTTACGGTGCTTTTGAGCAAATCAAAGAAGCTACTGGTAACGATGCACTTGAAGTATTTGAAACAGCTATGGAAAACATCATGCCTGTACTTGAAGTACGTGCACGTCGTGTTGGTGGATCTAACTACCAAGTCCCAGTTGAAGTTCGTCCAGAACGTCGTACAACACTTGGACTTCGTTGGTTGGTAACCATCGCTCGCCTTCGTGGTGAACACACAATGCAAGACCGTCTTGCAAAAGAAATCTTGGATGCTGCGAACAACACTGGTGCAGCTGTTAAGAAACGTGAAGACACTCACCGTATGGCTGAAGCTAACCGTGCCTTCGCACACTTCCGTTGGTAA
- a CDS encoding acetolactate synthase large subunit, with the protein MEKISLESPKTGSDLVLETLRDLGIDTIFGYPGGAVLPLYDAIYNFKGIRHILGRHEQGCLHEAEGYAKSTGKLGVAVVTSGPGATNAITGIADAMSDSVPLLVFTGQVARAGIGKDAFQEADIVGITMPITKYNYQVRETADIPRIITEAVHIATTGRPGPVVIDLPKDVSALETDFIYSPEVNLPSYQPTLDPNDMQIKKILKQLSKAKKPVLLAGGGISYAEASKELNEFAERYQIPVVTSLLGQGTIATSHPLFLGMGGMHGSFAANIAMTEADFMISIGCRFDDRLTGNPKTFAKNAKVAHIDVDPAEIGKIISADIPVVGDAKKALQMLLAEPTVHNNTEKWIEKVTKDKNRVRSYDKKERVVQPQAVIERIGELTNGDAIVVTDVGQHQMWTAQYYPYQNERQLVTSGGLGTMGFGVPAAIGAKIANPEKEVILFVGDGGFQMTNQELAILNIYKVPIKVVMLNNHSLGMVRQWQESFYEGRTSESVFDTLPDFQLMAQAYGIKNYKFDNPETIEKDLEVILEDVPMFIEVDISRKEQVLPMVPAGKSNHEMLGVKFHA; encoded by the coding sequence ATGGAGAAAATCAGTTTAGAATCTCCTAAGACGGGGTCGGACCTAGTTTTGGAAACACTTCGGGACTTAGGGATTGATACCATTTTTGGTTATCCTGGTGGTGCAGTCTTACCTTTGTATGATGCGATATACAATTTTAAAGGTATTCGCCACATCTTAGGACGCCATGAGCAAGGTTGTTTGCACGAAGCTGAAGGATATGCCAAATCAACTGGAAAGTTGGGCGTTGCCGTCGTCACGAGTGGGCCGGGAGCAACAAATGCCATTACAGGGATTGCAGATGCCATGAGCGATAGCGTTCCCCTTTTGGTCTTTACAGGTCAGGTTGCGCGAGCTGGGATTGGGAAAGATGCCTTTCAGGAAGCAGACATCGTGGGTATTACCATGCCCATTACCAAGTACAATTACCAAGTTCGTGAGACAGCAGACATTCCTCGTATCATTACGGAAGCTGTTCATATTGCAACGACAGGTCGTCCAGGTCCTGTTGTGATTGACTTGCCAAAGGATGTATCAGCTCTAGAGACAGATTTCATTTATTCACCAGAGGTGAATTTACCAAGTTACCAACCGACGCTTGATCCGAATGACATGCAAATCAAGAAAATCTTGAAGCAATTGTCAAAAGCCAAGAAACCTGTTTTGTTAGCAGGCGGTGGTATCAGCTATGCGGAAGCTTCTAAAGAACTGAATGAATTTGCTGAACGTTACCAGATTCCAGTAGTCACTAGTCTTCTGGGGCAAGGTACCATTGCAACGAGTCATCCGCTCTTCCTAGGGATGGGAGGCATGCACGGTTCTTTCGCAGCCAACATTGCAATGACGGAAGCGGACTTTATGATTAGTATTGGTTGCCGTTTCGATGACCGCTTGACTGGGAACCCTAAGACCTTCGCGAAGAATGCTAAGGTTGCCCATATCGATGTTGACCCAGCTGAGATTGGTAAGATTATCAGTGCAGATATTCCTGTAGTGGGGGATGCTAAGAAAGCCTTGCAGATGCTACTGGCAGAACCAACTGTTCATAACAATACTGAAAAGTGGATTGAAAAAGTCACCAAGGACAAGAATCGAGTTCGTTCTTATGATAAGAAAGAACGTGTGGTTCAACCGCAGGCCGTTATTGAACGCATCGGTGAGTTGACGAATGGGGATGCCATTGTTGTCACAGACGTCGGGCAACACCAAATGTGGACAGCTCAGTATTATCCTTACCAAAATGAGCGTCAGTTAGTCACTTCAGGTGGTTTGGGTACCATGGGCTTCGGAGTTCCTGCAGCTATTGGAGCCAAGATTGCCAATCCAGAAAAAGAGGTCATCCTTTTTGTCGGTGATGGTGGTTTCCAAATGACCAACCAAGAGCTAGCAATCCTAAACATCTACAAGGTGCCGATTAAGGTTGTCATGTTGAATAACCACTCACTAGGAATGGTTCGTCAGTGGCAGGAATCCTTCTATGAGGGTAGAACTTCCGAGTCAGTCTTTGATACACTTCCTGACTTCCAGTTGATGGCACAGGCTTATGGCATCAAAAACTATAAATTTGATAATCCAGAGACGATAGAGAAGGATCTAGAAGTCATTCTGGAGGATGTGCCCATGTTTATCGAGGTGGATATTTCTCGTAAGGAACAGGTCTTACCGATGGTACCAGCTGGTAAGAGCAATCATGAGATGTTGGGGGTGAAGTTCCATGCGTAG
- a CDS encoding amino acid ABC transporter ATP-binding protein has protein sequence MTQAILEIKHLKKSYGQNEVLKDISLTVHKGEVISIIGSSGSGKSTFLRSINLLETPTEGEILYRGENVLEKGYNLTHYREKLGMVFQSFNLFENLNVLENTIVAQTTVLKRDHSEAEKIAKENLEKVGMGERYWQAKPKQLSGGQKQRVAIARALSMNPDAILFDEPTSALDPEMVGEVLKIMQDLAQEGLTMIVVTHEMEFARDVSHRVIFMDKGVIAEEGKPEELFTNPKEERTKEFLQRYLS, from the coding sequence ATGACACAAGCAATCCTTGAAATCAAACACCTCAAAAAATCCTATGGGCAAAACGAAGTGCTAAAAGACATTTCTCTCACCGTCCATAAAGGAGAGGTTATTTCCATCATCGGGAGCTCTGGAAGCGGAAAATCAACCTTCCTTCGTTCAATTAATTTACTCGAAACACCTACAGAGGGAGAGATTCTCTATCGAGGAGAAAATGTCTTAGAAAAAGGCTATAACCTCACCCATTATCGTGAAAAACTCGGTATGGTTTTCCAATCTTTCAATCTCTTTGAAAATCTGAATGTCCTTGAAAATACGATCGTCGCCCAAACGACTGTACTCAAACGCGACCACTCTGAAGCTGAAAAAATTGCCAAAGAGAATCTCGAAAAAGTCGGTATGGGAGAACGTTACTGGCAAGCTAAGCCCAAACAACTCTCAGGGGGACAAAAACAACGCGTGGCTATCGCCCGCGCTCTCTCCATGAATCCTGATGCCATTCTCTTCGACGAACCAACATCTGCCCTTGACCCAGAAATGGTCGGAGAAGTTCTCAAAATTATGCAGGATTTGGCTCAAGAAGGCTTGACCATGATCGTCGTAACCCACGAGATGGAGTTCGCTCGCGATGTCTCTCACCGTGTCATCTTTATGGATAAGGGTGTCATTGCTGAAGAAGGCAAACCAGAAGAACTCTTCACGAACCCTAAAGAAGAACGGACAAAAGAATTTCTTCAACGCTATCTCAGCTAA
- the ilvA gene encoding threonine ammonia-lyase IlvA, with the protein MLSAKDVVKAHKVLSGVVVDTPLEYDHYLSEKYQAKIYLKKENAQRVRSFKIRGAYYAISQLSKEERERGVVCASAGNHAQGVAYTCNEMKIPATIFMPITTPQQKIGQVRFFGGEFVTIKLVGDTFDASAKAAQEFTLTENRTFIDPFDDAHVQAGQGTVAYEILEEARKESIDFDTVLVPVGGGGLIAGVSTYIKETNPTIEVIGVEANGARSMKAAFEAGGPVKLKEIDKFADGIAVQKVGQLTYEATRKNVETLIGVDEGLISETLIDLYSKQGIVAEPAGAASVAALEVLSDYIKGKTICCIISGGNNDINRMPEMEERALIYDGIKHYFVVNFPQRPGALREFVNDILGPNDDITRFEYIKRASKGTGPVLIGVALANKHDYAGLIHRMEKFDPSYINLNGNETLYNMLV; encoded by the coding sequence ATGCTAAGTGCAAAAGATGTGGTGAAAGCCCACAAAGTTTTGAGTGGTGTAGTAGTTGATACACCACTAGAATATGATCATTATTTATCAGAAAAATACCAAGCAAAGATTTATCTCAAAAAGGAGAATGCGCAACGAGTTCGCTCTTTTAAAATTCGTGGAGCCTATTATGCCATTTCTCAACTATCAAAAGAAGAACGCGAGCGTGGTGTAGTCTGTGCCTCTGCGGGAAATCATGCCCAAGGTGTCGCCTATACTTGTAATGAGATGAAGATTCCTGCAACGATCTTTATGCCCATCACAACACCGCAACAAAAGATTGGGCAGGTTCGCTTTTTCGGTGGAGAGTTTGTGACGATCAAGTTGGTTGGGGATACCTTTGATGCTTCTGCTAAGGCAGCACAAGAATTTACATTAACAGAAAACCGCACCTTCATCGATCCTTTTGATGATGCGCATGTTCAGGCTGGTCAAGGGACTGTAGCCTATGAAATTCTTGAAGAAGCCCGTAAAGAGTCTATTGATTTTGATACAGTACTTGTACCAGTAGGTGGTGGCGGATTGATTGCCGGTGTTTCTACTTATATTAAGGAAACCAACCCGACTATTGAAGTGATCGGGGTAGAAGCCAATGGAGCTCGCTCTATGAAGGCAGCCTTTGAAGCTGGGGGACCAGTTAAGCTCAAAGAAATTGATAAGTTTGCTGATGGGATAGCCGTACAGAAGGTTGGGCAATTAACCTATGAAGCAACCCGAAAGAATGTTGAAACGCTGATTGGGGTGGACGAGGGATTGATTTCTGAAACCTTGATTGATCTTTATTCTAAGCAAGGTATTGTAGCAGAACCAGCCGGAGCTGCCAGCGTTGCAGCCTTGGAAGTTTTATCAGACTATATCAAAGGCAAGACGATTTGTTGTATCATTTCTGGAGGAAATAACGATATCAACCGTATGCCAGAGATGGAAGAACGTGCCTTGATTTACGATGGAATCAAGCATTACTTTGTAGTGAATTTCCCACAACGTCCAGGAGCTCTACGAGAGTTTGTAAATGACATTTTGGGGCCAAATGATGACATCACTCGTTTTGAATATATCAAACGAGCAAGCAAGGGGACAGGCCCTGTCTTGATTGGGGTAGCTCTTGCCAATAAGCATGACTATGCTGGATTGATTCATCGAATGGAAAAGTTTGACCCATCTTATATTAATTTGAATGGGAACGAAACGTTGTATAATATGTTAGTTTAA
- the ilvN gene encoding acetolactate synthase small subunit: protein MRRMLTARLQNRSGVLNRFTGVLSRRQVNIESISVGATENPNVSRITIIIDVASHDEVEQIIKQLNRQIDVIRIRDITDKPHLEREVILVKVSAPAEKRAEILAIIQPFRATVVDVAPSSITIQMTGNAEKSEALLRVIRPYGIKNIARTGATGFTRD from the coding sequence ATGCGTAGAATGTTAACAGCTAGATTGCAAAACCGTTCAGGAGTTTTGAATCGTTTTACAGGTGTCCTTTCTCGTCGTCAAGTCAATATTGAGAGTATCTCAGTTGGTGCGACAGAGAATCCCAATGTATCTCGCATCACCATTATTATTGATGTAGCTTCTCATGATGAAGTAGAGCAAATCATTAAACAACTCAATCGTCAGATTGATGTAATTCGCATTCGTGATATCACAGATAAACCACACTTGGAAAGAGAAGTTATCTTGGTAAAAGTATCTGCTCCTGCTGAGAAGCGTGCAGAAATCTTGGCCATTATCCAACCTTTCCGAGCAACGGTAGTAGATGTGGCTCCAAGCTCAATCACCATCCAGATGACGGGAAATGCTGAAAAGAGTGAAGCTTTATTGCGAGTGATTCGACCATATGGTATTAAAAATATCGCTCGTACGGGTGCAACTGGATTTACCCGCGACTAA
- a CDS encoding ABC transporter substrate-binding protein/permease: protein MKKLCLSILASLALTLGLVSQVQADEYLRIGMEAAYAPFNWTQDDDSNGAVKIDGTNQYANGYDVQIAKKIAKDLGKEPLVVKTKWEGLVPALTSGKIDMIIAGMSPTAERKQEIAFSSSYYTSEPVLLVKKDSAYANAKSLEDFSGAKITSQQGVYLYDLISQIPGAKKETAMGDFAQMRQALEAGVIDAYVSERPEAMTAESANAKFKMIQPQPGFKTGEEDTAIAIGLRKDDSRISQINASIETISKDEQVALMDRMIKEQPVESTTTEEESSFFSQVTKILSENWQQLLRGAGITLLISIIGTITGLLIGLAIGVFRTAPLSENKAMYALQKLVGWILNVYIEIFRGTPMIVQSMVIYYGTAQAFGINLDRTLAAIFIVSINTGAYMTEIVRGGILAVDKGQFEAATALGMTHNQTMRKIVLPQVVRNILPATGNEFVINIKDTSVLNVISVVELYFSGNTVATQTYQYFQTFTIIAVIYFVLTFTVTRILRFIERRMDMDTYTTGANQMQTEDLKK from the coding sequence ATGAAAAAATTATGCTTATCTATCCTTGCTAGCTTAGCCCTTACCTTAGGACTAGTTAGCCAAGTCCAAGCCGACGAATATTTACGCATCGGGATGGAGGCTGCTTACGCCCCCTTCAACTGGACCCAAGACGACGATAGTAACGGCGCCGTCAAAATCGACGGTACCAACCAATATGCCAACGGCTACGATGTTCAAATCGCTAAAAAGATTGCCAAAGACTTAGGCAAGGAACCTTTGGTTGTGAAAACCAAATGGGAAGGACTTGTTCCAGCACTTACTTCTGGCAAAATTGATATGATCATTGCCGGTATGAGCCCAACCGCTGAACGCAAACAAGAAATTGCTTTTTCAAGCAGTTACTATACTAGCGAACCGGTTCTATTAGTCAAAAAGGACTCTGCCTATGCCAATGCCAAATCTTTAGAGGACTTTAGCGGAGCAAAAATCACGTCTCAACAAGGTGTTTACCTTTATGACCTGATTTCCCAAATTCCAGGTGCCAAAAAAGAAACAGCTATGGGTGACTTCGCCCAAATGCGTCAAGCTCTGGAGGCCGGTGTTATTGATGCCTATGTTTCTGAACGACCTGAAGCAATGACCGCTGAGTCTGCTAACGCTAAGTTCAAAATGATCCAACCTCAACCAGGTTTCAAAACTGGAGAAGAAGATACAGCTATTGCCATTGGACTTCGTAAAGATGACAGCCGCATCAGCCAAATCAATGCGAGCATCGAAACCATCTCTAAGGATGAACAAGTAGCCCTCATGGATCGTATGATCAAAGAGCAACCTGTGGAGTCTACAACAACGGAGGAAGAAAGTAGTTTCTTTAGCCAAGTCACTAAGATCCTTTCTGAAAACTGGCAACAACTCTTGCGTGGTGCTGGTATCACACTCCTAATCTCCATTATCGGAACCATCACAGGTCTCCTTATCGGACTTGCAATCGGGGTCTTCCGTACCGCTCCACTATCTGAGAACAAGGCAATGTACGCCCTACAGAAATTAGTCGGTTGGATTCTCAATGTCTATATCGAGATCTTCCGTGGTACACCGATGATTGTTCAATCCATGGTTATCTACTATGGAACTGCCCAAGCTTTTGGTATCAACCTTGACCGCACACTAGCTGCTATCTTCATCGTCTCAATCAATACGGGTGCCTACATGACAGAGATCGTCCGTGGTGGTATCCTAGCAGTAGACAAGGGACAGTTTGAAGCTGCAACTGCTCTCGGTATGACCCACAATCAAACCATGCGTAAGATTGTCCTACCTCAGGTTGTCCGTAATATTCTACCCGCTACTGGTAATGAGTTTGTCATCAACATTAAAGATACCTCTGTATTGAACGTTATTTCAGTTGTTGAGCTTTATTTCTCAGGAAATACTGTAGCAACACAAACTTATCAATACTTCCAGACCTTTACCATCATCGCCGTGATTTACTTTGTCCTCACCTTTACTGTGACCCGTATCCTACGCTTCATCGAACGTCGTATGGACATGGATACTTACACTACAGGTGCTAACCAAATGCAAACGGAGGATTTGAAAAAATGA